In one Saccharibacillus brassicae genomic region, the following are encoded:
- a CDS encoding sensor histidine kinase: MLKSIRGRLLLQIGVLLLTIILLLEMIFAAAVSTYYFDSARQIVQSRAVTAATLSNQFMEGYTLQERARYILENLVPGESSRVEVLDPEGRTVVDSYGFSSNQRIRTADVRIAQQGGVGSYSGYSQAFRQRIMAISSPLVSYGEVIGTLRFSVSAEPLYREVVKLIGWSIGIGAGVLALGVALSLIIARRIVGPVKELTTISRQMATGDFSAKAVRKYNDEVGTLADSLNHMNEELSKSEKMKNDFISTVSHELRTPLTSIKGWGETLVIGGLDDEDTTRLGLGVITSETDRLIGLVEDLLDFSKYQAGEIRMRSVPVDLNSLLRQLDLQYTHSGNKRGVTLHTLLPEGPMPMHADLNRLKQVFVNLIDNAIKFSDLNGEVRLTAACADLQVRVSVQDDGEGIPAEDLEKIGRRFYKGSSKMSGSGLGLAISKEIVRLHGGLIKIESEYGVGTTVTVTLPLVVDEPSNDGKPDKPDWLL; encoded by the coding sequence ATGTTGAAAAGCATTAGGGGACGACTCCTGCTTCAGATTGGCGTGCTGCTTCTAACGATCATCCTGCTGCTGGAGATGATCTTCGCCGCGGCGGTGTCGACCTATTATTTTGACAGCGCGCGGCAGATCGTGCAGTCCCGCGCCGTTACCGCGGCCACACTGTCCAATCAGTTTATGGAAGGGTACACGCTGCAGGAACGGGCCCGTTACATTTTGGAAAACCTCGTGCCGGGCGAAAGCAGCCGCGTCGAAGTGCTCGATCCGGAAGGCCGGACGGTCGTCGATTCGTACGGCTTCTCCTCGAATCAGCGCATTCGCACGGCGGACGTGCGAATCGCCCAGCAGGGCGGCGTCGGCAGCTATTCCGGCTACTCGCAGGCGTTCCGCCAGCGGATCATGGCCATCTCAAGCCCGCTCGTCAGCTACGGCGAAGTGATCGGCACGCTGCGCTTCTCCGTCTCGGCCGAACCGCTGTACCGCGAAGTGGTGAAGCTGATCGGCTGGTCGATCGGGATCGGAGCCGGCGTGCTTGCGCTCGGCGTGGCGCTCAGCCTTATTATCGCCCGCCGCATCGTCGGTCCGGTCAAAGAACTGACGACCATCTCCCGGCAGATGGCGACCGGCGACTTTTCCGCCAAAGCCGTCCGCAAATACAACGACGAAGTAGGCACGCTCGCCGATTCGCTCAACCATATGAACGAAGAACTGTCCAAAAGCGAGAAGATGAAAAACGACTTCATCTCCACCGTGTCCCACGAACTGCGCACGCCTTTGACTTCGATCAAAGGCTGGGGCGAGACGCTGGTCATCGGCGGGCTCGACGACGAAGACACGACACGGCTCGGGCTCGGCGTCATCACCAGCGAGACCGATCGGCTGATCGGCCTCGTCGAAGACCTGCTCGATTTTTCCAAATACCAGGCCGGCGAGATCCGTATGCGCTCCGTTCCCGTCGACCTGAACAGCCTGCTGCGGCAGCTGGATTTGCAGTACACCCATTCCGGCAACAAACGCGGCGTGACGCTGCATACGCTGCTGCCGGAAGGGCCGATGCCCATGCACGCCGACCTCAACCGGCTCAAGCAGGTGTTCGTCAACCTGATCGACAACGCGATCAAATTCTCCGACCTGAACGGCGAAGTACGGCTGACCGCCGCCTGCGCCGATCTGCAGGTCCGCGTCTCCGTACAGGACGACGGCGAAGGCATCCCGGCCGAAGACCTGGAGAAAATCGGCCGCCGTTTCTACAAAGGCAGCTCCAAAATGTCCGGCAGCGGCCTCGGCCTCGCCATCAGCAAAGAAATCGTGCGCCTGCACGGCGGCCTGATCAAGATCGAGAGCGAATACGGCGTCGGCACGACGGTCACCGTCACGCTGCCGCTCGTCGTGGACGAGCCGTCGAACGACGGGAAGCCGGACAAGCCGGATTGGCTGCTGTAA
- a CDS encoding prenyltransferase/squalene oxidase repeat-containing protein, which yields MTITPTVSEAIEASVLFLETTTHFEPSHDEDSRHKWNGAWWHMAALHELGEVRRIPASAIAQAKRLLGTRVWPTFVIADSDGPSRTQDLDKWDCCHCELAVFYGVLQAYGCDLDAEMPWIRDWLLNHQLPDGGLNCDPDAYVHSRKSSIVSTLPPLEAILRHTDRPFTEREKAFLDAGARYLIEHRLVCFRSSGEVINADWLKPCFPRFFEYDILRGLSFLTEWAEKRGKLLPAKFAEQALERVQPALAGDSVRIGRQVWDADGEWGGETFALLDALAGVGKVSEPLSRQLNAMR from the coding sequence ATGACGATCACACCGACCGTGTCCGAAGCTATCGAAGCTTCCGTTCTTTTTCTGGAGACGACTACGCATTTCGAGCCGTCGCACGACGAAGACAGCCGCCACAAATGGAACGGCGCCTGGTGGCATATGGCCGCCCTGCACGAACTGGGCGAAGTTCGCCGCATTCCCGCATCCGCGATCGCGCAGGCAAAGCGGCTGCTTGGGACCCGCGTATGGCCGACGTTCGTTATCGCGGACAGCGACGGGCCGTCCCGCACGCAGGACTTGGACAAGTGGGACTGCTGCCACTGCGAACTGGCTGTCTTTTACGGAGTCCTGCAGGCGTACGGCTGCGATCTCGATGCCGAGATGCCGTGGATTCGCGACTGGCTGCTTAACCATCAGCTGCCCGACGGCGGACTGAACTGCGATCCCGACGCCTACGTCCATTCCCGCAAAAGTTCGATCGTCTCGACGCTTCCGCCGCTCGAAGCCATTCTCCGCCATACCGACCGCCCCTTTACCGAGCGGGAAAAAGCGTTTCTCGACGCAGGCGCGCGCTACCTGATCGAGCATCGGTTAGTCTGTTTCAGGTCGAGCGGCGAAGTAATCAACGCGGATTGGCTGAAGCCGTGCTTTCCGCGCTTTTTCGAATACGATATTTTGCGCGGCTTGTCGTTCCTGACGGAATGGGCCGAGAAACGCGGCAAGCTTCTTCCGGCCAAGTTCGCGGAACAGGCGCTGGAGCGGGTGCAGCCTGCTCTCGCCGGAGACAGCGTGCGGATCGGCCGGCAGGTGTGGGACGCTGACGGCGAATGGGGCGGCGAGACGTTCGCGCTGCTGGATGCGCTTGCCGGCGTCGGCAAAGTGTCGGAACCGCTGAGCCGGCAGCTGAACGCGATGCGATAG
- a CDS encoding DNA alkylation repair protein codes for MNLEEVMRELEELGKERSKKMYMSNGACEPVFGVATGAMKPMSKKIRKDQELAEQLYATGNYDAMYFAGVIADPARMTEADFERWIDAAYFYMISDFVVAVTLSESDIAQTVADKWIASGDELKQSAGWSCYCWLLGTRKDEEFEAKKLDGLLDLVLKTIHAAPERAQYSMANFVYTTAVSYGPLHERALATAEAMAPVEVGQGTPKSKVLQTSENIRKAADRGRIVFKRKHVRC; via the coding sequence ATGAATCTGGAAGAGGTTATGCGGGAACTCGAAGAACTCGGCAAAGAACGTTCGAAAAAAATGTATATGTCCAACGGAGCGTGCGAACCGGTATTCGGCGTAGCGACCGGAGCGATGAAGCCGATGTCGAAAAAGATCCGGAAGGATCAGGAACTGGCCGAGCAGCTGTACGCCACGGGCAATTATGACGCAATGTACTTTGCCGGGGTCATTGCCGATCCCGCACGGATGACCGAAGCCGATTTTGAACGCTGGATCGACGCCGCCTACTTCTATATGATCTCCGATTTCGTCGTGGCGGTGACGCTGTCGGAATCGGACATCGCGCAGACGGTGGCGGACAAATGGATCGCAAGCGGGGACGAACTGAAGCAGTCGGCAGGCTGGAGCTGCTACTGCTGGCTGCTCGGCACGCGCAAAGACGAAGAGTTCGAAGCGAAGAAGCTGGACGGCCTGCTCGATCTCGTGCTCAAGACGATTCACGCCGCGCCCGAACGAGCCCAGTATTCGATGGCCAACTTCGTCTATACGACAGCCGTTTCTTACGGACCGCTGCACGAACGGGCGCTGGCAACGGCCGAAGCGATGGCTCCCGTCGAAGTGGGTCAGGGAACACCCAAAAGCAAAGTGCTCCAGACTTCGGAAAATATACGCAAAGCCGCGGACCGGGGAAGAATCGTATTCAAGCGCAAGCACGTGCGGTGCTGA